The following coding sequences lie in one Methanopyrus sp. SNP6 genomic window:
- a CDS encoding 30S ribosomal protein S27ae, giving the protein MGVPRRAKLYEVKDGKVERKNPFCPRCGPGVFMADHGNRYACGRCGYTEFKDQPEPKKKK; this is encoded by the coding sequence ATGGGAGTGCCTAGAAGGGCTAAGCTGTACGAGGTTAAGGACGGTAAGGTGGAGCGCAAGAACCCGTTCTGTCCGAGATGTGGACCCGGCGTGTTCATGGCGGACCACGGGAACCGGTACGCGTGTGGTAGATGCGGATACACCGAGTTCAAGGACCAGCCGGAGCCCAAGAAAAAGAAGTAA
- a CDS encoding Kae1-associated kinase Bud32, with the protein MNLRVPDRLRDVVEAGDVIALGAESLLVRHDWLGLPAVYKIRLPKPYRHPSLDERLRRLRTRREARALIRLPEIGVPTPTLYEVDLDLNLLIIEYVPGKTLKQATESSFDSDRYRELGKLVGRMHEHGFVHYDLTTSNVLVSGDNLYIIDLGLSEDSDDPEDHAVDLRVFERCLESSHPEAKEKAWKAFLRGYREEREETTDTVLRALEGLKSRVRYI; encoded by the coding sequence TTGAACCTGAGAGTTCCCGACCGACTGCGCGACGTAGTGGAAGCCGGTGACGTCATAGCCCTCGGCGCTGAGTCGCTCCTGGTTCGGCACGACTGGCTCGGGCTCCCCGCCGTCTACAAGATCCGTCTCCCCAAACCCTACCGCCACCCGTCCTTGGACGAGCGCCTCCGTCGCCTCAGGACCCGACGAGAAGCCCGAGCGTTGATCAGATTACCCGAAATAGGCGTGCCGACTCCTACCCTATATGAGGTCGACTTAGACCTCAACCTGCTGATCATCGAGTACGTTCCCGGGAAAACTCTCAAGCAGGCAACCGAAAGTTCCTTCGATTCGGACCGTTACCGGGAGTTGGGCAAACTCGTCGGGCGGATGCACGAGCACGGATTCGTCCACTACGACCTGACCACATCGAACGTCCTCGTGTCCGGTGACAACCTCTACATCATCGACCTGGGACTGAGCGAGGATTCCGACGACCCAGAAGACCATGCCGTAGACCTGCGCGTGTTCGAACGGTGTCTCGAGAGCTCCCACCCCGAAGCTAAGGAGAAGGCGTGGAAGGCTTTCCTGCGAGGCTACAGGGAAGAGAGGGAAGAAACCACCGACACTGTGCTCCGGGCCCTGGAGGGCCTCAAGTCCAGGGTCCGGTACATTTAA
- the kae1 gene encoding KEOPS complex N(6)-L-threonylcarbamoyladenine synthase Kae1, translated as MSTMICVGIESTAEKLGVGVVTDDGEILANVKAQYVPPPGSGILPREAAEHHSRELPELLERALKNAGVEPEDIDLVAYSQGPGLGPCLRVGATAARTLALALEVPLAPVNHCVAHVEIGKLAARQDGLDFDDPVTLYVSGGNTQVLALKAGRYRVFGETLDLPVGNMLDTFSRKVGLPHPGGPEIERLAEKGEPVELPYTVRGTDVSFSGLLTAALRRYKQGDRLEDVCAGLQETAFAMLVEITERAAAQLGRDEILLTGGVAANRRLSEMIHEMAESRGAEAYTVPQELAGDNGAMIAWTGILVHEHGLSIPPDEIPEKAIVKQRYRVDEASVPWAAHPSRSADSQR; from the coding sequence ATGTCGACGATGATCTGTGTAGGTATAGAGTCTACGGCCGAGAAACTCGGCGTAGGTGTCGTGACGGACGATGGGGAGATACTGGCTAACGTGAAGGCCCAGTATGTCCCCCCTCCTGGTTCTGGAATATTACCCAGAGAGGCGGCTGAACATCACTCCAGAGAACTGCCGGAGCTCCTCGAACGCGCGTTGAAGAACGCGGGAGTAGAACCCGAAGACATCGACCTAGTAGCTTACTCGCAAGGGCCTGGGCTGGGACCTTGCTTACGTGTCGGCGCCACCGCGGCCAGAACCCTGGCACTAGCGCTCGAGGTTCCCCTGGCACCGGTCAACCATTGCGTGGCCCACGTGGAGATAGGGAAGTTAGCGGCACGCCAGGACGGGCTCGACTTCGACGATCCGGTAACACTCTACGTGTCCGGAGGGAACACCCAGGTGCTGGCCCTCAAAGCCGGACGGTACCGGGTGTTCGGGGAAACCTTGGACCTACCCGTTGGTAACATGCTGGACACCTTCTCCCGCAAGGTCGGACTCCCACATCCAGGTGGGCCCGAGATAGAACGCCTCGCCGAGAAGGGTGAGCCAGTAGAACTCCCTTACACTGTACGAGGCACCGACGTGTCGTTCTCAGGCCTTCTAACTGCGGCACTGCGGAGATATAAGCAGGGAGACAGGCTCGAGGACGTGTGTGCAGGGCTTCAGGAGACAGCCTTCGCAATGCTGGTGGAGATAACGGAGCGTGCCGCGGCCCAGCTAGGCCGGGATGAGATCCTGCTCACGGGTGGGGTGGCCGCAAACCGCCGTCTCTCCGAGATGATACACGAAATGGCGGAAAGCCGCGGTGCGGAGGCGTATACGGTGCCCCAGGAACTGGCCGGAGACAACGGAGCCATGATCGCTTGGACTGGGATCCTTGTCCACGAACACGGCCTCTCGATACCGCCAGATGAGATCCCGGAGAAGGCTATCGTCAAGCAACGATACCGTGTAGACGAGGCGTCCGTCCCGTGGGCTGCCCATCCTTCCAGATCTGCCGATTCCCAAAGGTAG
- a CDS encoding serine--tRNA ligase, which yields MELEFSAEVELTLSREVDPDEIEPTVEEFVKEANEDLLQRGVPTGEEGAKIEGYRVLEDIIEMEITGTRYLRPHEAAMRVRKRLAERLGREHRIGVRDLKIPRYEVVFRFDREVTRDDVGYVPVADDVVVEDGTVRLTFQDVDEEMLRRHVIDRVIRLVAWAVEERSELVERVTKVEPGTVVDESGPREIRFDGDVTEEARRRGWVKEFPGRGQWIYNPPMAALFEVLRDFLLERVTRKLGFEPVLFPKLVPLETMFRMRYLHGLPDGMYYVCPPKRDPELFDDFKRELYVWGELNERILGSLREKLRDPGYVLAPAQCEPFYELLRDEVVDPERLPIKLYDCSGWTYRWEGGAAKGLERVNEFQRIEHVWIAEPEEAERIREELLEATKRVAEELELEWKVVVSDDPFYLEGRLLEDRNIELPDVPSYEFEVYLPFKGERSSKEAWISVGSFNVHGEHFVDGFNVKEKSGRTLFTGCAGLGVTRWMVGLLAQHGFEPEEWPEPILERIDERFGGLPEVPKTLTWPK from the coding sequence GTGGAGCTGGAGTTCTCGGCTGAGGTCGAGCTCACTCTCTCGCGTGAAGTCGACCCCGACGAGATCGAGCCTACGGTTGAGGAGTTCGTCAAAGAGGCTAACGAGGATCTCCTCCAGCGAGGTGTCCCAACTGGGGAGGAGGGGGCCAAGATTGAGGGTTATCGAGTACTCGAGGATATAATCGAGATGGAGATAACCGGAACGAGGTACCTACGTCCTCACGAAGCCGCTATGAGGGTCCGTAAGCGACTTGCCGAACGTCTCGGAAGGGAGCACCGGATCGGCGTTCGCGACCTGAAGATCCCTCGGTACGAGGTCGTGTTCCGGTTCGATCGTGAAGTTACGCGGGACGACGTCGGGTACGTACCAGTAGCCGACGACGTGGTAGTGGAGGACGGGACCGTACGGCTGACGTTCCAAGACGTCGACGAGGAAATGCTCCGCCGACACGTCATCGACCGGGTGATACGGTTAGTAGCTTGGGCAGTCGAGGAGAGATCGGAGCTAGTGGAGCGCGTCACCAAGGTCGAACCAGGTACCGTGGTGGATGAGAGCGGTCCGCGAGAGATTCGGTTCGATGGGGACGTCACCGAAGAGGCGCGTCGACGGGGTTGGGTGAAGGAGTTCCCCGGCCGCGGACAGTGGATTTACAACCCCCCGATGGCCGCCCTGTTCGAAGTTCTCCGTGACTTTCTTCTGGAGCGTGTGACGCGTAAGTTGGGCTTCGAGCCCGTCCTGTTCCCGAAGCTGGTCCCATTGGAAACTATGTTCCGGATGCGTTACCTTCACGGTCTACCCGACGGTATGTACTACGTGTGTCCCCCGAAGCGTGACCCGGAGTTGTTCGACGACTTCAAGCGGGAGCTTTACGTGTGGGGAGAGCTCAACGAGAGGATTCTCGGATCGTTGAGGGAGAAGCTCCGCGATCCCGGATACGTTCTGGCACCCGCCCAGTGTGAGCCGTTCTACGAGCTGCTGCGGGACGAGGTAGTGGACCCCGAGCGACTCCCGATCAAGCTTTACGACTGCAGCGGTTGGACGTACCGATGGGAGGGTGGTGCAGCAAAGGGTCTGGAACGCGTAAACGAGTTCCAACGGATCGAGCACGTATGGATCGCCGAGCCGGAGGAGGCGGAGAGGATCCGAGAGGAGTTACTGGAAGCTACCAAACGTGTCGCGGAGGAGCTGGAGCTCGAGTGGAAGGTAGTCGTATCAGACGATCCTTTCTACCTAGAAGGTCGGCTGCTGGAGGATCGAAACATCGAACTCCCAGACGTACCGTCGTACGAGTTTGAAGTCTACTTACCGTTCAAGGGAGAGCGATCGTCGAAAGAAGCCTGGATTTCTGTGGGTTCGTTCAACGTGCACGGCGAACACTTCGTCGATGGTTTCAACGTGAAGGAGAAGTCTGGAAGGACATTGTTCACGGGCTGTGCGGGTTTGGGTGTCACCCGATGGATGGTTGGGTTACTGGCCCAACACGGGTTCGAACCTGAGGAGTGGCCGGAGCCTATCCTTGAGAGGATCGATGAGAGGTTCGGTGGGTTACCCGAGGTACCGAAGACACTAACCTGGCCGAAGTAG
- a CDS encoding 30S ribosomal protein S3ae, with protein MVRDKWKDKVWYTILAPDMFDNVEVGETPADDPEKVIGRVLETTLGDVLDDITKHHIKVFFRIYDVEGTTAYSKFEGHRLMRDYVRSLVRRGTSRIDGVIDVVTKDGYKVRVAGLAFTTRRAKTSQQRAIRKEMFKVVEENAKECDFDEFIRRCLSISEEESIPEQIKEAGRKIYPIRQAEIRKTEVLEEPNGLPPYEAVGDRATPELASY; from the coding sequence TTGGTCAGAGACAAGTGGAAGGACAAGGTGTGGTACACGATCCTCGCGCCGGATATGTTCGACAATGTAGAGGTAGGTGAGACGCCCGCCGATGATCCGGAGAAGGTAATCGGTCGAGTGCTCGAAACTACCCTAGGTGACGTCTTAGACGACATTACTAAGCATCACATCAAAGTGTTCTTCCGCATTTACGACGTCGAGGGGACGACCGCGTACTCCAAGTTCGAAGGACATAGACTTATGCGCGACTACGTTCGCAGCCTGGTGAGACGCGGAACGAGCAGGATCGACGGTGTCATCGACGTCGTCACCAAGGACGGGTATAAGGTACGCGTCGCGGGACTAGCGTTCACGACGCGACGCGCCAAAACCTCCCAGCAGCGGGCCATCAGGAAGGAGATGTTCAAGGTGGTCGAAGAGAACGCGAAGGAGTGCGACTTCGACGAGTTCATCCGCAGGTGCCTGTCGATCAGCGAAGAGGAGAGCATCCCGGAGCAGATTAAGGAGGCAGGTCGTAAGATCTACCCGATCCGGCAGGCCGAGATCAGGAAGACGGAGGTCCTGGAAGAGCCGAACGGCCTACCACCGTACGAGGCAGTGGGGGACAGGGCCACCCCGGAACTGGCCAGCTACTGA
- a CDS encoding SPOUT family RNA methylase has protein sequence MFLVKTQRNLENVAAARIEEETGAETEPRPFGYLGLVIVTGHVTKEELESIQEVERAIPVEAECRADPKEIAETAAELAKTKISEDETFAVRTIRRGKHDFTSVDVNVEAGDAVREVTGASVDLDDPDKIVWVEIIRDRAYLAVLHGEEEWKKLPPGKPEADPLLAKVELAQIPYLGDPRAAYSMGERIGRAVQGFELKSYIVTPYEPVNAVELLHFLRGLRDGVKSRMEVQRESYGRKFRRTELLVYDLYQLVRMKRDAPIVGTDPKGEPYTKVREELGETLREADEVVVLAGSRVGLPRGVLRTCDFVVDLCPGVTFATEHVVPSVVTALVDSYLEVEGEEDREE, from the coding sequence ATGTTCCTAGTGAAAACGCAACGAAACCTGGAGAATGTGGCGGCAGCGAGAATCGAGGAAGAAACCGGGGCCGAGACCGAGCCAAGGCCCTTCGGTTACCTCGGACTGGTTATCGTTACGGGACATGTTACTAAGGAGGAACTCGAGAGTATCCAAGAGGTAGAGCGAGCTATACCGGTAGAAGCCGAGTGCCGCGCGGATCCGAAGGAGATTGCCGAAACCGCGGCCGAACTGGCGAAGACCAAAATTTCGGAGGACGAGACCTTCGCGGTTAGGACTATCCGTAGGGGTAAGCACGACTTCACCAGCGTCGACGTTAACGTCGAGGCCGGTGACGCGGTCCGGGAGGTTACCGGCGCCTCCGTGGACCTAGATGATCCCGATAAGATAGTATGGGTCGAGATAATCAGGGACCGGGCGTACCTGGCGGTCCTACACGGCGAGGAGGAGTGGAAGAAGTTACCTCCAGGGAAACCCGAGGCCGATCCGCTGCTGGCCAAGGTGGAGTTGGCGCAGATACCCTATCTCGGGGACCCACGAGCCGCCTATTCCATGGGTGAACGGATCGGACGAGCGGTTCAGGGGTTCGAATTGAAGTCGTACATCGTCACCCCATACGAACCTGTGAACGCCGTCGAATTACTACACTTTTTGCGGGGCCTACGGGACGGAGTGAAATCCAGGATGGAAGTACAGCGAGAATCGTACGGGCGGAAGTTCCGACGGACGGAACTGCTAGTCTACGACCTTTACCAGCTGGTACGGATGAAGCGGGACGCTCCGATCGTTGGAACGGATCCGAAGGGCGAGCCGTACACGAAGGTTCGGGAGGAACTGGGGGAAACACTCCGAGAAGCTGACGAGGTGGTCGTGCTGGCGGGATCGCGGGTAGGGCTACCGCGGGGAGTGTTGAGAACCTGTGACTTCGTCGTGGACCTATGCCCGGGGGTAACGTTCGCGACAGAACACGTCGTGCCTTCCGTCGTGACGGCGCTGGTTGACTCTTACCTGGAGGTCGAGGGGGAAGAGGATCGAGAGGAATGA